Proteins from one Oenanthe melanoleuca isolate GR-GAL-2019-014 chromosome 1, OMel1.0, whole genome shotgun sequence genomic window:
- the LOC130250581 gene encoding C-type lectin domain family 4 member A-like, which yields MASEITYAEVKFKNESPAPVVKVPPETKKPEHHPQKYPLWLPWLISLLLLLVCFALVVIILVFHFWHSSDQPRALQQQFSEWKCDSGLPQSTDRGWTCCPEGWRRFQRSCYFLSPDTMNWVESEQNCTGMGSQLVVINSKAEQEFLSKQIKRYPQREYFYIGLFADKEGQWQWVDKTPYNVTAAFWREGEPSGGVGEDSTVIYSPEKTLNNWIDSKSILTRYRICEAAAVTV from the exons ATGGCATCAGAAATCACCTATGCTGAGGTGAAATTCAAAAATGAATCACCGGCTCCAGTGGTCAAAG TACCTCCTGAGACAAAGAAGCCTGAGCACCATCCCCAGAAATACCCACTCTGGCTGCCATGGTTgatctcactgctgctcctcttggTGTGCTTTGCCCTTGTTGTCATCATCCTCG TTTTTCACttctggcacagcagtgaccagcccagagccctgcagcagcagttctcAGAGTGGAAGTGTGACTCAGGATTGCCACAAAGCACAG acCGAGGCTGGACGTGCTGCCCAGAGGGCTGGAGAAGGTTTCAAAGAAGCTGCTATTTCCTGTCTCCTGATACAATGAACTGGGTTGAGAGTGAGCAGaactgcactgggatgggctccCAGCTGGTGGTGATCaacagcaaggcagagcag GAATTCCTCTCCAAGCAGATAAAACGATATCCACAAAGAGAGTATTTCTACATCGGTCTGTTTGCCGACAAGGAGGGCCAGTGGCAATGGGTGGACAAGACTCCATATAATGTGACAGCAGC GTTCTGGCGAGAAGGAGAACCAAGTGGTGGTGTTGGGGAGGACAGCACTGTAATCTACAGTCCTGAAAAAACTCTCAACAACTGGATTGACTCTAAATCCATTTTGACGCGTTATCGAATttgtgaagctgcagcagtaaCTGTGTGA